In the genome of Populus trichocarpa isolate Nisqually-1 chromosome 6, P.trichocarpa_v4.1, whole genome shotgun sequence, one region contains:
- the LOC18099756 gene encoding uncharacterized protein LOC18099756 has product MKSNMGIHKVSETVERLWNGWELRMVMLPSLFLQIVLIIFGRRRKYTAGFWLGTLVWLAYLSADWVATFSLGILAQKLGDSETNCINSNRGLIPAFWAPVLLVHLGGPDTITAYSMEDNELWLRHLLVLGSQVAVAFYAFSRSWWSKDPLLFVAIPIFVAGIIKYGERNLVLRSASSEQFRSSVYSEMNELRRKFGEFSNSELFGMTAERLTERLGLRDIIPEAKFLHEAKLFFQMFRVLFADLVLADSNHLATHIILIDKKATEAFKLIEVEMGFMYDVLYTKVTRVCSSRIIFRAISFLCFVSALLAFSLGMSRNNHAYLTTEITISYFLLVGAIIFEIYSVVLVLFSDWAMLWLSGQKKPFFNSVYQTISRFLSFLHSDKRWARSMAQHNLIKSQLSENSLTCISLKKLLGKSHILSWEDISDDLKHLIFQHLLDKRTRYSYQMRYHDPGKNDLHEILSERGDQVIGREGCLEKIGGSVKSSDFNDSLLTWHIATDICYHDDVRKKGHPDTKMSISLSNYMVYLLRDCPFLLPRGIGKERYTQTCSDVNKHSELLRNITSGRNNSWDSYNTILQLEDSSGKVSVLCAGFKLAKSLQSLETQDGWENKRKWEMISQVWVEMLTYAASHCGWKEHAQALTRGGELLTHVCLLMAHLGLSEQCLTN; this is encoded by the coding sequence CAGCAGGATTCTGGCTCGGAACTCTTGTTTGGTTAGCATACTTGTCAGCAGATTGGGTGGCAACATTTTCATTGGGTATCTTGGCTCAAAAGCTTGGAGATTCAGAAACGAATTGTATAAATTCAAATCGAGGATTGATCCCGGCATTTTGGGCACCGGTCCTCCTTGTGCACCTCGGTGGCCCGGACACTATCACCGCATATTCAATGGAAGACAACGAATTGTGGTTAAGACATCTGTTGGTGCTAGGAAGCCAAGTTGCTGTGGCTTTTTATGCCTTTTCGAGGTCATGGTGGAGTAAGGATCCTCTGTTATTTGTAGCCATTCCCAtctttgttgctggaattattAAATATGGAGAAAGGAATTTGGTTCTGAGGTCAGCAAGCTCGGAGCAGTTCAGGAGTTCAGTATATAGTGAGATGAATGAACTACGTCGCAAATTTGGTGAATTTTCAAACTCTGAGTTGTTTGGAATGACTGCTGAACGACTGACTGAAAGACTAGGCTTGAGAGACATAATACCTGAGGCTAAATTTCTCCATGAggcaaaattgttttttcagatGTTCAGAGTACTATTTGCAGATCTTGTTCTTGCCGATTCTAATCATTTGGCTACTCATATTATCCTAATAGACAAGAAAGCAACGGAAGCCTTCAAATTAATTGAAGTTGAGATGGGATTTATGTACGATGTGCTTTATACGAAGGTGACGAGGGTTTGTTCGTCACGCATCATTTTTCGTGCTATCAGCTTCTTATGTTTTGTTTCTGCACTACTTGCCTTCTCACTAGGTATGTCCAGAAACAACCATGCCTATTTAACAACTGAAATAACCATATCATACTTCTTGTTGGTCGGAGCCATCATTTTTGAGATTTATTCAGTAGTTTTGGTTCTTTTCTCTGACTGGGCAATGCTCTGGCTTAGTGGGCAAAAGAAGCCATTTTTCAATTCTGTGTATCAAACTATTTCACGATTCCTGTCATTTCTTCACAGTGACAAAAGGTGGGCAAGATCAATGGCACAACACAACCTGATAAAATCTCAGTTAAGTGAAAACTCCTTGACCTGCATTTCTCTTAAGAAGTTGCTTGGGAAAAGCCACATTCTTAGTTGGGAGGATATCAGTGATGATTTGAAACATTTGATCTTCCAACATCTCCTAGATAAACGTACAAGATATAGTTATCAGATGCGCTATCATGATCCAGGAAAGAATGATTTACATGAGATATTATCAGAGAGAGGTGATCAGGTGATCGGAAGAGAGGGATGCCTTGAAAAAATTGGTGGGAGTGTGAAATCTTCAGATTTTAATGACAGCCTCCTTACGTGGCACATTGCTACCGATATTTGTTACCATGATGATGTCCGAAAAAAGGGTCATCCAGACACCAAAATGAGCATATCGTTATCCAATTACATGGTGTATCTTCTGCGTGATTGCCCCTTTTTGCTACCTAGAGGGATCGGTAAAGAAAGGTACACCCAAACCTGCAGCGATGTCAACAAGCATTCTGAATTATTGCGCAATATCACCTCTGGTCGAAATAATTCATGGGATTCCTATAACACTATTTTGCAACTTGAAGATAGCTCGGGTAAAGTGTCGGTGCTGTGCGCTGGTTTCAAGCTTGCCAAGTCATTGCAGTCACTTGAGACACAGGATGGTTGGGAAAATAAACGAAAGTGGGAGATGATAAGCCAGGTTTGGGTAGAAATGTTAACGTATGCTGCAAGTCATTGTGGATGGAAAGAGCATGCTCAAGCACTTACACGAGGTGGGGAGTTACTCACTCATGTTTGCCTTCTCATGGCTCATCTTGGCTTGAGTGAGCAATGCTTAACCAATTGA
- the LOC112327965 gene encoding uncharacterized protein LOC112327965 isoform X1 — translation MLLSLLLQILLTIFGERRKYTSGRLLGTFLWVAYLSADWVATFSLGILARSEADSANPKLIPVFWAPILLVHLGGPGTIPVYSMDQASKLLIGRLLQLVTRVGVACYVLFRLWNNNVITSVFIPIFVSGIIKYGERISVLTRLHVYNNVSPRPCAEVHRIKIKDILPCYKNTRSNVIYLHEAHILYKTFQILSKNFDLVRSDQKFTYDLVSKKEAEEAFHLTEVELGLKYDRFYSKVTRISRSRVILRSTTFLSSISALVSFSIMTKSNGVYSKNDKIISYVLLSGVVCLETYSIIMQLFSDWTMIWLTSTSERAGGIPRGINCLSLLLTFWRKRKRWWSGSMGQHNLISAQSNKPVNKLLKKYFPWIIGNIDSRKKVGKDLKELIFKQVKDKRSRYDPDTIDFLTLLKLLEERGNNALQRYDCFDKLGWSVTHVEFSQSLLIWHVATLVCYIDDSQNNSFAKERNCVMSSRSLSDYMLYLLVYRPTMLAIKLSGTGYAETTTHLGRLLRRNTLDELHALFLKELLPDPPAMLNKIKLTDAGGMSALLDGCVLAMSLQTLDGCPNEKKWEMISEVWVEMLMYAASHCGWKQHADALARGGELLTHVCLLMSHLGLSKPCRPEVSKQYLADQSKRLDDLSERQWVYEIPLA, via the exons ATGTTACTCAGTCTCCTTCTGCAAATCTTGCTCACCATTTTTGGAGAACGACGGAAGTATACTAGTGGACGTTTGCTTGGGACTTTTCTTTGGGTAGCATACCTGTCTGCAGATTGGGTGGCAACTTTTTCGTTGGGTATCCTTGCTCGCAGCGAAGCCGACTCCGCAAATCCGAAATTAATTCCTGTATTTTGGGCTCCAATCCTTCTTGTTCACCTTGGTGGCCCTGGAACTATTCCTGTTTATTCAATGGATCAAGCCAGCAAATTATTGATAGGTCGCCTTCTTCAGCTAGTAACCCGAGTTGGTGTGGCTTGTTATGTCTTGTTCAGGTTATGGAACAACAATGTCATCACGTCGGTATTCATTCCCATCTTTGTTTCAGGAATCATCAAATATGGTGAAAGGATTTCGGTTTTGACGAGACTCCACGTATACAATAATGTGTCGCCACGACCTTGTGCGGAAGTACATCGCATCAAGATTAAAGATATATTACCCTGCTACAAGAATACAAGAAGTAATGTCATATATCTCCATGAAgctcatattttatataaaacgtTCCAGATACTGTCCAAGAATTTTGATCTCGTCAGATCGGATCAAAAATTCACCTATGATTTGGTTTCTAAAAAGGAAGCGGAGGAAGCCTTCCACTTGACAGAAGTTGAGCTGGGATTAAAGTATGATCGGTTTTATTCTAAGGTGACAAGGATTTCCAGGTCTCGCGTCATTCTCCGCTCTACCACCTTCTTATCATCTATTTCTGCATTAGTTTCCTTCTCAATAATGACAAAGAGCAATGGTGTCTATTCGAAAAATGATAAGATTATATCTTACGTGTTGCTGAGTGGAGTTGTGTGCCTTGAAACTTATTCCATCATTATGCAACTCTTTTCCGACTGGACTATGATTTGGCTTACCAGTACTAGTGAAAGAGCTGGTGGTATTCCCCGTGGAATCAATTGTCTTTCTCTGTTACTAACATTTTGGAGGAAGCGCAAAAGATGGTGGTCAGGATCTATGGGACAACACAACCTAATAAGTGCTCAATCAAACAAACCAGTGAACAAGCTTCTTAAGAAGTACTTTCCATGGATCATAGGGAACATTGATAGCCGGAAAAAAGTGGGCAAGGATTTAAAAGAATTGATCTTCAAACAAGTCAAGGATAAACGTTCAAG GTACGATCCCGATACCATTGATTTCCTTACCCTCCTTAAGCTATTGGAAGAGAGAGGTAACAATGCGCTTCAAAGATATGATTGTTTCGATAAACTGGGATGGAGCGTGACTCATGTAGAATTCAGTCAAAGCCTCCTCATTTGGCACGTTGCTACTCTTGTTTGTTACATTGACGATTCTCAGAATAATAGTTTTGCCAAGGAACGAAATTGCGTAATGAGCAGCAGATCATTATCCGATTACATGTTGTATCTCCTGGTTTATCGTCCAACTATGTTAGCGATAAAGCTCAGCGGAACAGGGTATGCAGAAACTACCACTCATTTGGGTCGTCTCCTTCGCAGGAATACCTTAGATGAATTGCATGCGTTATTTCTCAAAGAATTGCTTCCAGATCCGCCTgccatgttaaataaaattaaacttactgACGCAGGAGGAATGTCAGCCCTGCTAGATGGTTGCGTGCTTGCTATGTCATTGCAGACACTGGATGGTTGtccaaatgaaaagaaatgggAAATGATAAGTGAAGTGTGGGTGGAAATGCTGATGTATGCTGCAAGTCATTGTGGATGGAAGCAGCATGCTGATGCACTTGCTCGAGGTGGGGAGCTACTCACTCATGTGTGTCTTCTCATGTCACATCTCGGTTTAAGCAAGCCATGTCGACCTGAAGTAAGTAAACAATATTTAGCTGACCAGTCTAAAAGGCTTGATGATCTGTCTGAACGTCAATGGGTCTATGAGATTCCTCTTGCTTAG
- the LOC112327965 gene encoding uncharacterized protein LOC112327965 isoform X2, whose protein sequence is MDTLRILMLLSLFLQTILAIFGRRRKCFTGFWLRSVVWLAYLSADLVATLSLGILVRSQTNSANPNMIPVFWAPILLLHLGGPETITAYSLADNELWLRRLVELVIQAGVASYVLFKLWSKDTIIFVAIPIFVSGIIKYGERIWAFRLATLEDFSIRREYISSSSRSAYEVRIVREARLLFKAFQKLSTNFLVFDFDQTKTYELVSKKTAEEAFQLIEIELGFLYDRIYSKVTEISWLRVILHSITCLSSISALVFFSIMTTRKNVYSKKDTMISYLLLVGAVLLDCYSITVLLLSDWAVIWFTSSKLVGDFLYRINCLSPLLSFCREQKRWSRSMGQHNLTSAQSNKPLNELRKQYFAGKWNIHSRVDVDEVLKELIFKQVKDKRSRYDPDTIDFLTLLKLLEERGNNALQRYDCFDKLGWSVTHVEFSQSLLIWHVATLVCYIDDSQNNSFAKERNCVMSSRSLSDYMLYLLVYRPTMLAIKLSGTGYAETTTHLGRLLRRNTLDELHALFLKELLPDPPAMLNKIKLTDAGGMSALLDGCVLAMSLQTLDGCPNEKKWEMISEVWVEMLMYAASHCGWKQHADALARGGELLTHVCLLMSHLGLSKPCRPEVSKQYLADQSKRLDDLSERQWVYEIPLA, encoded by the coding sequence ATGGATACGCTTCGAATATTGATGTTACTCAGTCTCTTTCTGCAAACTATCCTCGCCATTTTTGGTCGTCGGCGGAAGTGCTTTACTGGATTCTGGCTTCGTTCTGTTGTTTGGTTAGCATACTTGTCAGCAGACTTGGTGGCAACTTTATCATTGGGTATCCTAGTTCGCAGCCAAACCAACTCTGCAAATCCTAACATGATTCCTGTATTTTGGGCTCCAatccttcttcttcatcttggTGGCCCGGAAACTATTACGGCTTATTCATTGGCAGACAATGAATTATGGCTAAGGCGCCTTGTTGAGCTAGTAATCCAAGCTGGTGTGGCTTCTTATGTCCTGTTCAAGTTATGGAGCAAGGATACAATCATATTTGTAGCCATTCCCATCTTTGTTTCAGGAATTATTAAGTATGGGGAGAGGATTTGGGCTTTCAGGTTAGCAACCTTAGAGGATTTTAGCATCAGAAGAGAATATATATCATCCAGCAGCAGAAGTGCATATGAGGTCAGAATTGTTCGTGAAGCTCGTCTTTTGTTCAAAGCGTTCCAGAAGCTGTCCACAAATTTTCTTGTCTTCGATTTTGATCAAACCAAGACCTATGAATTGGTTTCTAAGAAAACTGCGGAAGAAGCCTTCCAGTTGATAGAAATAGAGCTGGGATTCCTGTATGATCGGATTTATTCTAAGGTGACAGAGATTTCTTGGCTACGCGTCATTCTCCACTCTATCACCTGCTTATCCTCTATTTCTGCATTAGTCTTCTTCTCAATAATGACAACGAGAAAGAACGTCTATTCAAAAAAGGATACGATGATATCTTACTTGTTGCTGGTTGGAGCTGTCTTGCTTGACTGTTATTCTATCACTGTGCTTCTCTTGTCCGACTGGGCTGTGATTTGGTTTACTAGTAGTAAATTAGTGGGCGATTTTCTGTATCGAATCAATTGTCTTTCTCCGTTACTATCATTTTGTAGGGAGCAGAAAAGATGGTCAAGATCTATGGGACAACACAACTTAACAAGTGCTCAATCGAACAAGCCATTGAACGAGCTTCGTAAGCAGTACTTCGCAGGGAAATGGAACATTCATAGCCGGGTGGATGTGGATGAGGttttaaaagaattgatctTCAAACAAGTAAAGGATAAACGTTCGAGGTACGATCCCGATACCATTGATTTCCTTACCCTCCTTAAGCTATTGGAAGAGAGAGGTAACAATGCGCTTCAAAGATATGATTGTTTCGATAAACTGGGATGGAGCGTGACTCATGTAGAATTCAGTCAAAGCCTCCTCATTTGGCACGTTGCTACTCTTGTTTGTTACATTGACGATTCTCAGAATAATAGTTTTGCCAAGGAACGAAATTGCGTAATGAGCAGCAGATCATTATCCGATTACATGTTGTATCTCCTGGTTTATCGTCCAACTATGTTAGCGATAAAGCTCAGCGGAACAGGGTATGCAGAAACTACCACTCATTTGGGTCGTCTCCTTCGCAGGAATACCTTAGATGAATTGCATGCGTTATTTCTCAAAGAATTGCTTCCAGATCCGCCTgccatgttaaataaaattaaacttactgACGCAGGAGGAATGTCAGCCCTGCTAGATGGTTGCGTGCTTGCTATGTCATTGCAGACACTGGATGGTTGtccaaatgaaaagaaatgggAAATGATAAGTGAAGTGTGGGTGGAAATGCTGATGTATGCTGCAAGTCATTGTGGATGGAAGCAGCATGCTGATGCACTTGCTCGAGGTGGGGAGCTACTCACTCATGTGTGTCTTCTCATGTCACATCTCGGTTTAAGCAAGCCATGTCGACCTGAAGTAAGTAAACAATATTTAGCTGACCAGTCTAAAAGGCTTGATGATCTGTCTGAACGTCAATGGGTCTATGAGATTCCTCTTGCTTAG
- the LOC7463680 gene encoding uncharacterized protein LOC7463680, producing the protein MLLSLFLQIFLSIFGKRRKFSTARWLGPSLWLAYLSADWVATFSLGILSRSEADYKNPNLIPVFWAPILLVHLGGPGTITAYSVDRVNILFLSRLLQLVTQVGVACYVLFRLWSQNAITSVVIPILISGIIKYGERIWVLLRSHEDNNGSQQPGTKVSSIHGAELFNNNRISEVGFLQDAYLLFQALQTLLNNFDLVTFDQNFTYELVSVKKAEEAFQLIEVELGFKYDRLYYKVTMISRLRIILRSITFLSSIFALVSFSSKSKGVYSINDRIISYVLLIGVVCLESYSIIVHLLSDWGMIWLSRSEIAYSIVSRITYRSWLVSFCMKSKRWSRLIGQHNMIRAQSNKPVSKILKKYFPGKWNVDSREKVDKELKELIFNQVLDKRSRYDPSTDDFNILEKLLEERGLEVLRRKHICFDRFGWSVAGTVEFIHSLLTWHIATHVCFSDDSRKNAFDKTRNCVMSSRSLSNYMLYLLVNCPTMLATQPSETRHADTRIHLRRLLSRNTRKDVIKRNIPLDGLSFHEAEVNAFFKNLLERPSPMLKEIKEQDEGEMSALLDGCMLGVSLQSLETQDGWSNDNKWEMISEVWVDMLMYAASHCRWKEHVHALSQGGELLTHVCLLMAHLGLSKQCRPKVSEQLAARAKRLDGIVGPEV; encoded by the coding sequence ATGTTACTCAGTCTCTTTCTGCAAATCTTCCTCTCCATTTTTGGAAAACGACGGAAGTTCTCTACTGCACGCTGGCTTGGGCCTTCTCTTTGGCTAGCATACTTGTCAGCAGATTGGGTGGCAACTTTTTCATTGGGTATCCTTTCTCGCAGCGAAGCCGACTATAAAAATCCGAACTTGATTCCAGTATTTTGGGCTCCAATCCTTCTTGTTCACCTTGGTGGCCCTGGAACTATTACTGCTTATTCAGTGGATCGAGTCAACATATTATTCCTAAGTCGCCTTCTTCAGCTAGTAACCCAAGTTGGTGTGGCTTGTTATGTCTTGTTCCGGTTATGGAGCCAGAATGCCATCACGTCGGTAGTAATTCCCATCTTGATTTCAGGAATTATCAAGTATGGTGAAAGGATTTGGGTTTTATTGAGAAGCCACGAAGACAATAATGGGTCGCAGCAACCTGGTACGAAAGTGTCTTCCATCCACGGTGCTGAACTTTTCAACAACAATCGTATAAGTGAGGTCGGATTTCTTCAAGATGCTTATCTTTTGTTCCAAGCGCTCCAGACACTGTTAAACAATTTTGATCTCGTCACTTTTGATCAAAACTTCACCTATGAGTTGGTTTCTGTAAAGAAAGCCGAGGAAGCCTTCCAGTTGATAGAAGTTGAGCTGGGATTCAAGTATGATCGGCTTTATTATAAGGTGACAATGATTTCCAGGCTTCGTATCATTCTCCGCTCTATCACCTTCTTATCCTCTATTTTTGCTTTAGTTTCCTTCTCGTCAAAGAGCAAAGGCGTCTATTCGATAAACGATAGGATTATTTCTTACGTGTTGCTGATTGGAGTTGTCTGCCTAGAAAGTTACTCTATTATTGTGCATCTCTTGTCCGACTGGGGTATGATTTGGCTTAGCAGAAGTGAAATAGCATATTCTATTGTCTCCCGAATCACTTATCGTTCTTGGTTAGTATCATTTTGCATGAAGAGCAAAAGATGGTCGAGATTAATTGGACAACACAACATGATAAGGGCTCAATCAAACAAACCAGTGAGCAAAATTCTTAAGAAGTACTTTCCAGGGAAATGGAACGTTGATAGCAGGGAGAAGGTGGACAAGGAATTAAAGGAATTGATCTTCAACCAAGTCTTGGATAAACGTTCAAGGTACGATCCTTCTACCGATGATTTCAATATCCTCGAGAAACTATTGGAAGAGAGAGGTTTAGAGGTGCTTCGACGCAAGCATATTTGCTTTGATAGATTTGGATGGAGTGTAGCTGGTACTGTAGAATTCATTCATAGCCTCCTCACTTGGCACATCGCTACTCATGTTTGTTTCTCTGATGATTCTCGGAAAAATGCTTTTGACAAGACTCGAAATTGCGTAATGAGCAGCAGATCATTATCTAATTACATGTTGTATCTCCTGGTTAATTGTCCAACTATGTTAGCGACACAGCCAAGCGAAACAAGGCATGCTGATACTAGAATTCATTTGCGTCGTCTCCTTTCCAGGAATACTCGTAAAGATGTGATCAAGCGCAACATTCCCTTGGATGGATTATCGTTTCACGAAGCTGAAGTGAAtgcatttttcaaaaatttgctTGAAAGGCCGTCTCCCATGTTAAAGGAAATTAAAGAACAAGACGAAGGAGAAATGTCAGCCCTACTAGATGGTTGCATGCTTGGTGTGTCATTGCAGTCATTGGAGACACAGGATGGTTGGTCAAATGACAATAAATGGGAAATGATAAGTGAAGTGTGGGTGGACATGTTGATGTATGCTGCAAGTCATTGTAGATGGAAGGAGCACGTCCACGCACTTAGCCAAGGTGGGGAGCTACTCACTCATGTCTGTCTTCTCATGGCACATCTCGGTTTAAGTAAGCAATGTCGACCTAAAGTAAGTGAACAACTAGCTGCTCGGGCTAAAAGGCTTGATGGTATTGTTGGGCCTGAGGTATAG